TCAACCTGGATACATACCTCAGTTCCTGCATCAGAAAGGCGTTGAATGTATTGTTGCAGGAGGGATGGGTATGCGTGCAAGAGGTTTTTTCGAGGAGGCAGGTATCCAGACGATACTCGGAGTAACTGGAAAAATTAACGATGTAATAGAAAAAATCAAAGATGGTATTTTGAAAGGTGGTGAAAGTCTTTGTAAGCCTGGTGCTGGAAAAGGATATGGTCTGGATAAGACTGAATGTAACCATCCACACGAAAAGATACATAAAAAATGCGAACACAAATAGAGGTGATTTTATGAAAATATGTATAAGTTCACAGGGGAATTCTTTAGATTCAGAAGTTGACCCAAGATTCGGGAGATGCCAGTATTTTATTATTGTTGATACTGAAACAATGGAATTTGAGGCTATAAAAAATCCAAACATAGATGCAATGGGAGGTGCGGGAATACAATCAGGTCAATTTGTAGTAGGGAAAAAAGTCAAGGCAGTTTTAACAGGTAACGTTGGACCAAATGCCTTTCAGACATTAAATGCTGCAGGACTTGACGTTA
The DNA window shown above is from Nitrospirota bacterium and carries:
- a CDS encoding dinitrogenase iron-molybdenum cofactor; this encodes MKIAISTDGDFVSAHFGRCPFFTILNIEDGKLLQQEIIENPGHQPGYIPQFLHQKGVECIVAGGMGMRARGFFEEAGIQTILGVTGKINDVIEKIKDGILKGGESLCKPGAGKGYGLDKTECNHPHEKIHKKCEHK
- a CDS encoding NifB/NifX family molybdenum-iron cluster-binding protein: MKICISSQGNSLDSEVDPRFGRCQYFIIVDTETMEFEAIKNPNIDAMGGAGIQSGQFVVGKKVKAVLTGNVGPNAFQTLNAAGLDVITGVSGSIKEAIEKYNKGDYKTAKGPTSASHSGMPASK